The following proteins are encoded in a genomic region of Microcoleus sp. FACHB-68:
- the rpsJ gene encoding 30S ribosomal protein S10 — MATLQQQKIRIRLKAYDRRLLDTSCEKIVDTANRTNATAVGPIPLPTRRRIYCLLRSPHVDKDSREHFETRTHRRIIDIHQPSSKTIDALMKLDLPAGVDIEVKL; from the coding sequence ATGGCCACTCTACAGCAACAGAAAATTCGCATTCGCCTCAAAGCCTACGATCGCCGCTTGCTAGACACCTCTTGCGAAAAGATTGTCGATACCGCAAATCGCACCAACGCCACAGCCGTAGGCCCCATCCCATTACCGACCCGCCGCAGAATCTACTGTCTGCTGCGTTCTCCTCACGTTGATAAAGATTCGCGGGAGCATTTTGAAACCCGTACCCACCGGCGCATTATCGACATTCACCAACCATCGTCTAAAACGATTGATGCGCTGATGAAACTTGACTTGCCTGCCGGCGTAGATATTGAAGTCAAGCTCTAA
- the tuf gene encoding elongation factor Tu, translating to MARAKFERNKPHVNIGTIGHVDHGKTTLTAAITMTLAALGQAKAKKYDEIDAAPEEKARGITINTAHVEYQTEERHYAHVDCPGHADYVKNMITGAAQMDGGILVVSAADGPMPQTREHILLAKQVGVPNLVVFLNKKDMVDDDELLELVELEVRELLSSYDFPGDDIPIVAGSALLALEAMVATPTTKRGTNEWVDKIYELMDNVDSYIPTPERDIDKPFLMAVEDVFTITGRGTVATGRIERGKVKAGETVELVGIRDTRSTTVTGVEMFQKVLDEGIAGDNVGVLLRGIQKKDVERGMVLSKPGSITPHTRFESEVYILKKEEGGRHTPFFPGYRPQFYVRTTDVTGTISEFTADDGSAAEMVMPGDRIKMTVELINPIAIEQGMRFAIREGGRTVGAGVVAKILK from the coding sequence ATGGCACGCGCAAAGTTTGAAAGGAATAAACCCCACGTCAATATCGGCACGATTGGTCACGTTGACCACGGCAAAACGACCCTAACTGCCGCAATCACAATGACCCTAGCCGCGCTGGGTCAGGCAAAAGCGAAGAAATATGATGAAATCGACGCTGCGCCTGAAGAAAAAGCGCGGGGGATCACCATCAACACCGCTCACGTTGAATATCAAACCGAAGAGCGTCACTACGCTCACGTTGACTGCCCCGGTCACGCTGACTATGTCAAAAACATGATCACGGGAGCGGCTCAGATGGATGGTGGCATCCTGGTCGTCTCAGCAGCAGATGGACCCATGCCGCAGACCCGTGAGCACATCCTGTTGGCTAAGCAGGTGGGCGTTCCTAACCTCGTCGTCTTCTTGAACAAGAAAGACATGGTAGATGACGATGAATTGCTGGAACTGGTGGAATTGGAAGTGCGCGAACTGCTGAGCTCCTATGATTTCCCCGGTGACGATATTCCGATTGTGGCCGGCTCAGCGCTGCTAGCACTGGAAGCGATGGTGGCCACTCCCACTACTAAGCGGGGCACCAATGAATGGGTTGATAAAATCTACGAATTGATGGATAACGTGGACTCCTATATTCCGACACCAGAACGGGATATTGACAAGCCGTTCCTGATGGCTGTGGAAGACGTATTCACGATTACTGGTCGGGGTACGGTGGCCACGGGCCGGATTGAGCGCGGTAAGGTTAAAGCCGGGGAAACCGTTGAGCTGGTTGGGATCAGAGATACCCGCAGCACCACGGTAACCGGCGTGGAAATGTTCCAGAAGGTGTTGGATGAGGGAATTGCCGGCGATAACGTCGGGGTTCTCTTGCGGGGTATTCAGAAGAAAGACGTTGAGCGGGGTATGGTTCTGTCCAAACCCGGTTCAATCACCCCTCACACCCGGTTTGAATCTGAGGTGTATATCCTGAAGAAGGAAGAAGGAGGCCGGCACACGCCTTTCTTCCCAGGTTACCGCCCTCAGTTCTACGTTCGTACCACGGACGTCACCGGCACCATCAGTGAATTTACCGCTGATGATGGCAGTGCCGCCGAAATGGTGATGCCGGGAGACCGCATCAAAATGACGGTTGAGTTGATTAACCCGATCGCCATTGAACAAGGGATGCGCTTCGCTATTCGCGAAGGTGGCCGCACCGTGGGTGCCGGCGTCGTCGCTAAAATCCTCAAGTAA
- the fusA gene encoding elongation factor G, with product MARTIPLERVRNIGIAAHIDAGKTTTTERILFYSGVVHKMGEVHEGTAVTDWMEQERERGITITAAAITTSWKDHQINIIDTPGHVDFTIEVERSMRVLDGVIAVFCSVGGVQPQSETVWRQADRYKVPRIVFVNKMDRTGANFFKVYNQILDRMRTNAVPIQIPIGSENDFRGIIDLVRMKARIYTNDIGTDIEETDIPEDVRAQADEFRIKLVEAVAETDDALMEKYLEGEELTEEEIRKALRQGTIDGTIVPMLCGSAFKNKGVQLLLDAVVDYLPAPIDVPPIQGTLPDGEISVRTANDEAPLAALAFKIMADPYGRLTFVRVYSGVLKKGSYVYNSTKGKKERVSRLIVLKADDRIEVDELRAGDLGAALGLKETFTGDTICEEPSQIILESLFIPEPVISVAVEPKTKQDMEKLSKALQSLSEEDPTFRVSVDAETNQTVIAGMGELHLEILVDRMLREFKVEANVGAPQVAYRETIRKAVRAEGKFIRQSGGKGQYGHVVIELEPTEPGTGFEFVSKIVGGAVPKEYVGPAEQGMKEACESGILAGYPVIDLKATMVDGSYHDVDSSEMAFKIAGSMAIKEAVMKATPVLLEPMMKVEVEVPEDFIGNVIGDLNSRRGQIEGQGTEQGIAKVTAKIPLAEMFGYATVIRSKTQGRGIFSMEFSHYEEVPRNVAEPLIAKSKGK from the coding sequence GTGGCACGGACGATCCCGCTCGAAAGAGTACGCAACATAGGCATTGCAGCTCATATTGATGCAGGCAAGACAACAACAACAGAGCGAATTCTGTTCTATTCCGGTGTGGTTCATAAAATGGGCGAGGTTCACGAAGGAACCGCCGTCACTGACTGGATGGAGCAAGAGCGGGAGCGCGGCATTACAATTACTGCTGCTGCCATCACCACCAGTTGGAAAGATCATCAGATCAACATTATCGATACTCCAGGCCACGTAGACTTCACCATTGAAGTAGAACGTTCCATGCGGGTATTGGATGGAGTTATCGCGGTGTTCTGCTCAGTCGGAGGCGTCCAACCTCAATCCGAGACAGTGTGGCGTCAGGCAGATCGCTATAAAGTGCCTCGAATTGTCTTTGTTAACAAAATGGATCGCACAGGTGCAAACTTCTTCAAAGTTTATAACCAGATCCTTGACAGGATGCGGACAAACGCTGTACCGATTCAAATCCCGATTGGAAGTGAAAATGATTTCCGGGGAATTATTGACTTGGTGCGGATGAAAGCCCGGATCTATACCAATGACATCGGCACCGATATTGAAGAAACTGATATCCCAGAAGACGTTCGCGCTCAGGCTGATGAGTTCCGGATCAAACTGGTTGAAGCCGTTGCTGAGACGGATGATGCTTTGATGGAGAAGTACCTCGAAGGCGAAGAATTAACCGAAGAGGAAATTCGCAAAGCCCTGCGTCAAGGCACCATCGATGGGACAATTGTCCCAATGTTATGTGGCTCCGCGTTTAAAAATAAAGGCGTCCAGCTGTTGTTAGACGCGGTGGTTGATTACCTGCCGGCACCAATTGATGTGCCCCCAATTCAGGGAACCCTGCCAGATGGGGAAATATCTGTCCGCACTGCTAATGACGAAGCCCCACTGGCTGCATTGGCCTTTAAGATTATGGCAGACCCCTATGGACGCTTGACCTTTGTTCGCGTCTATTCTGGAGTGCTCAAGAAAGGCAGTTACGTCTACAACTCGACCAAGGGTAAGAAAGAACGGGTGTCTCGCCTAATCGTTCTGAAAGCTGATGATCGAATTGAAGTCGATGAACTGCGTGCCGGCGACTTAGGCGCAGCCTTGGGTTTGAAGGAGACGTTTACCGGGGATACAATCTGCGAGGAACCCTCCCAGATCATCCTAGAGTCGCTGTTCATTCCAGAACCTGTGATCTCGGTTGCGGTCGAACCCAAAACCAAGCAGGATATGGAGAAGCTATCCAAAGCCCTCCAATCGCTTTCAGAAGAAGACCCCACCTTCCGGGTTAGCGTCGATGCCGAAACCAATCAAACTGTGATTGCCGGCATGGGTGAACTTCACCTGGAAATTCTGGTGGATCGGATGTTGCGAGAGTTTAAGGTAGAAGCCAACGTGGGTGCCCCACAAGTAGCCTACCGGGAAACCATTCGTAAAGCCGTCCGCGCTGAAGGGAAGTTTATCCGCCAGAGTGGGGGTAAAGGTCAGTATGGCCATGTGGTCATTGAGTTAGAACCGACTGAACCGGGAACAGGCTTTGAATTTGTCTCGAAAATTGTTGGCGGCGCTGTGCCTAAAGAGTACGTCGGCCCAGCAGAACAAGGCATGAAAGAAGCTTGCGAATCAGGCATCTTGGCCGGCTATCCGGTGATCGACTTGAAAGCCACGATGGTAGATGGCTCTTATCACGATGTAGACTCTTCAGAAATGGCATTCAAAATCGCCGGCTCGATGGCGATTAAAGAAGCTGTGATGAAGGCCACACCTGTGCTACTAGAGCCTATGATGAAAGTAGAGGTTGAAGTTCCTGAAGATTTTATCGGGAACGTTATTGGCGACCTCAACTCCCGACGAGGCCAGATAGAAGGCCAGGGAACTGAACAGGGAATTGCCAAAGTTACTGCTAAGATTCCATTGGCAGAAATGTTTGGCTATGCCACCGTAATCCGGTCTAAAACCCAGGGCCGGGGTATATTCTCGATGGAGTTTAGCCACTACGAAGAGGTGCCTCGCAACGTGGCTGAACCGCTCATCGCTAAGAGCAAAGGGAAATAA
- the rpsG gene encoding 30S ribosomal protein S7, with product MSRRTVVQKRPVPPDSVYNSRLVSMMVRRIMKSGKKSVATSIIYDAFKTIQERTGGDPLETFERAVRNATPLVEVKARRVGGATYQVPMEVRSDRGIALALRWLIQFARSRAGRTMANKLANELMDAANETGNAIRKREETHRMAEANKAFAHYRY from the coding sequence ATGTCGCGTCGTACTGTTGTTCAAAAACGTCCCGTTCCTCCCGATTCAGTTTATAACAGCCGCTTGGTAAGTATGATGGTGCGGCGGATTATGAAAAGTGGCAAAAAATCTGTTGCCACTAGCATTATCTATGATGCCTTTAAAACCATTCAGGAACGCACCGGCGGCGATCCCCTAGAAACGTTTGAAAGAGCGGTTCGCAATGCCACCCCGCTTGTAGAAGTCAAAGCTCGCCGGGTTGGCGGTGCAACCTACCAAGTCCCAATGGAAGTCCGTTCAGATCGAGGAATAGCCTTAGCACTTCGCTGGCTGATCCAATTTGCTAGAAGTAGAGCCGGTCGTACAATGGCAAACAAGCTAGCAAATGAGCTGATGGATGCTGCAAACGAGACGGGGAACGCAATTCGCAAGCGGGAAGAAACTCACCGGATGGCTGAAGCCAACAAGGCATTCGCACACTATCGGTACTAA
- the rpsL gene encoding 30S ribosomal protein S12, with amino-acid sequence MPTIQQLIRDERQKANKKTKSPALKSCPQRRGVCTRVYTTTPKKPNSALRKVARVRLTSGFEVTAYIPGIGHNLQEHSVVMIRGGRVKDLPGVRYHIIRGTLDTAGVKDRRQGRSKYGAKRPKAAASK; translated from the coding sequence ATGCCCACTATTCAGCAACTCATTCGTGACGAACGCCAGAAAGCCAACAAGAAAACTAAATCCCCGGCTTTGAAGAGTTGCCCTCAGCGTCGTGGCGTTTGCACAAGAGTTTACACCACTACCCCGAAAAAACCCAACTCAGCGCTGCGTAAGGTGGCGCGGGTTCGCCTCACTTCTGGATTTGAAGTGACCGCTTATATTCCAGGTATTGGCCACAACCTGCAAGAGCACTCTGTCGTGATGATTAGAGGGGGACGGGTAAAAGATTTACCCGGTGTGAGATATCACATTATCCGTGGAACTTTAGATACCGCTGGAGTCAAAGATCGTCGGCAAGGTCGCTCTAAGTATGGCGCTAAGCGTCCTAAAGCAGCAGCCAGCAAATAG
- a CDS encoding iron-sulfur cluster assembly accessory protein, whose product MIHLSKAAVREVNRLKSKQPNSQVFFRLGVQPGGCAGLSYTMEFDKNAGEGDHVYACEGIQVLVNAESLNYLNGVTLDYSEDLMGGGFRFHNPNALQGCSCGHSFSVPASTS is encoded by the coding sequence ATGATTCATCTGAGCAAAGCTGCTGTCCGCGAAGTCAATCGTCTAAAGTCTAAACAGCCAAACTCTCAGGTGTTCTTTCGCCTGGGAGTTCAACCTGGTGGGTGTGCCGGCCTGTCTTATACGATGGAGTTTGACAAAAATGCCGGCGAGGGCGATCACGTCTATGCCTGTGAGGGAATTCAAGTGCTGGTTAATGCTGAGAGCTTGAATTACCTCAACGGGGTCACTTTAGATTATTCCGAGGATCTCATGGGTGGGGGGTTTCGCTTCCACAACCCCAATGCGCTACAAGGCTGTAGTTGTGGCCACTCTTTCTCTGTGCCGGCTTCTACTAGCTAA
- a CDS encoding phosphomannose isomerase type II C-terminal cupin domain, with protein MVQVKEMSQVSTLSAVAATNAVAATELRPWGSFTVLEEGRGYKIKRIEVKPGHRLSLQMHHHRSEHWIVVCGTAKVTCGDEDQLIFTNQSTYVPQCTSHRLENPGVIPLVLIEVQNGEYLGEDDIVRYQDDYARAGAK; from the coding sequence ATGGTTCAAGTTAAAGAAATGTCTCAAGTTTCTACGCTGTCAGCAGTTGCCGCTACGAATGCAGTTGCCGCTACGGAATTGCGCCCTTGGGGATCGTTTACTGTTCTGGAAGAAGGGCGGGGATATAAAATTAAGCGCATTGAAGTCAAGCCCGGTCACCGCCTAAGCCTGCAAATGCACCATCACCGGAGTGAGCATTGGATTGTGGTTTGCGGGACGGCGAAGGTGACTTGCGGGGATGAAGATCAACTTATTTTTACGAATCAATCGACTTATGTGCCGCAGTGTACGTCGCACCGGCTGGAAAATCCTGGTGTGATTCCGTTGGTTTTGATTGAGGTACAAAATGGGGAGTACTTGGGAGAGGATGATATTGTCCGCTACCAAGATGATTATGCACGGGCCGGCGCGAAGTAA
- a CDS encoding phosphodiester glycosidase family protein produces MPAFLKLIAFTPLVVFTALCFTTTHPGSAQAQAINQEVWEGLDSDVQQVPSLTSVQAFATQPMLRQGTQISLNGRTWPAAWSQWQQAAEGAIRTGISDAGVTQLLGVELLSTGDLTQQPVRWFSQLAPLTPQLAGSYRYLDMSDFAQAAGWQMQVIGNTLSISSPAATVQAIEATMQNWGEKEAVVSLPRSIVIELDRPTPWQANFSATLTPPEPAPVKPPNTPKPQTPPAEGAGNNRQQEAADDTSKPQGETPEVQKPKPPKLDEWVITVDGQIDPALVQRLNALEPGEIAYPGYQLPDAKDKPVIPPKARRLKVETAANQTTVRLLVPPGWRPLVVTSPNTNRLQIDIQPDSLVEKDILWAPGVRWHQQYLTLGQDRFPVVWLEIDLRQSGLSLKPIWSEPATQVGTAPLIATANRWQASAAINGGFFNRNNTMPLGALRRDNQWLSSPILNRGAMAWNDSGSVKMGRLALKETLIAAAGVSLPVLYLNSAFVQQGISRYSPEWGLTYTALSDGETIVTVENNRVTGQQPAGEVGKTAFPIPRNGYLLVLRKAATDALATGTSVAIESVTAPADFSDYPHIIGAGPLLMQNGQIVLDAKAEGFSDAFIQQTASRSAIGTTATGTLLIAAVHNRAGGAGSTLAELAQLMRQLGAVEALNLDGGSSTGLYLGGQLLDRPARTAARVHNGLGVFLDRPR; encoded by the coding sequence ATGCCTGCTTTTTTGAAACTTATTGCCTTCACTCCCCTTGTTGTTTTTACGGCTCTGTGCTTCACAACTACTCACCCAGGCAGCGCTCAAGCTCAAGCCATCAACCAGGAAGTTTGGGAAGGCTTGGACTCTGACGTGCAGCAGGTGCCTTCTCTGACATCCGTTCAAGCGTTCGCTACGCAACCCATGCTGCGGCAAGGCACTCAAATTTCCTTAAACGGTCGAACTTGGCCGGCAGCTTGGAGTCAGTGGCAGCAGGCGGCTGAGGGTGCCATTCGCACCGGCATCAGTGATGCGGGAGTTACCCAACTGTTAGGGGTGGAGCTGTTAAGCACCGGCGATCTGACACAGCAGCCGGTGCGGTGGTTCTCTCAACTCGCACCTTTGACTCCTCAACTTGCCGGTTCATACCGCTATTTGGACATGAGCGATTTCGCCCAAGCAGCCGGCTGGCAGATGCAGGTGATTGGAAACACGCTCTCGATTTCTTCTCCGGCGGCAACAGTCCAGGCAATTGAAGCGACGATGCAAAATTGGGGGGAAAAAGAAGCAGTTGTCAGCCTGCCGCGCAGCATTGTGATTGAGCTAGATCGCCCGACCCCCTGGCAAGCGAATTTTTCCGCCACCTTAACACCGCCAGAACCGGCTCCAGTTAAACCGCCCAACACTCCGAAACCACAAACACCGCCGGCTGAAGGTGCCGGCAACAACCGCCAGCAAGAAGCCGCCGATGATACATCCAAGCCGCAGGGGGAAACGCCTGAAGTGCAAAAACCGAAACCCCCCAAGCTGGATGAATGGGTGATTACTGTAGATGGCCAAATCGATCCGGCTCTGGTGCAGCGCTTAAACGCCCTGGAACCGGGGGAGATTGCCTATCCGGGCTACCAACTGCCAGACGCCAAAGACAAGCCGGTGATCCCGCCAAAAGCCCGCCGGTTGAAAGTTGAAACGGCTGCGAATCAAACAACTGTGCGGCTGCTAGTTCCTCCGGGTTGGCGTCCTCTGGTTGTCACCTCACCCAACACGAATCGCTTACAGATTGACATTCAACCGGACTCTCTGGTGGAAAAAGATATTCTTTGGGCACCAGGGGTGCGCTGGCATCAGCAGTACCTGACGTTGGGTCAAGATCGCTTTCCGGTGGTTTGGCTGGAAATCGATCTCCGCCAATCGGGATTGAGTCTGAAACCGATTTGGAGCGAACCGGCCACTCAAGTGGGTACTGCCCCCCTAATCGCCACGGCAAATCGCTGGCAAGCTTCAGCGGCGATTAATGGGGGCTTTTTCAACCGCAATAATACGATGCCCTTGGGTGCGCTCCGCCGGGATAATCAATGGTTATCCAGTCCAATTCTTAACCGGGGGGCGATGGCGTGGAATGATAGCGGCAGCGTTAAAATGGGCCGGCTGGCGCTGAAGGAAACGTTAATCGCCGCTGCGGGAGTAAGCCTGCCGGTGCTTTATCTCAACAGCGCTTTTGTCCAACAAGGGATTTCCCGCTACTCACCTGAATGGGGATTGACTTACACTGCCCTAAGTGACGGGGAAACGATTGTTACGGTCGAGAATAACCGGGTTACAGGCCAGCAGCCGGCTGGGGAAGTGGGCAAAACTGCTTTTCCCATCCCCCGCAATGGTTATTTGCTGGTGCTTCGGAAGGCGGCAACTGACGCCCTCGCCACCGGCACCTCTGTGGCTATCGAAAGCGTCACCGCGCCGGCTGACTTTAGCGATTATCCCCACATCATCGGCGCTGGCCCACTTTTAATGCAAAATGGCCAAATTGTTCTGGATGCTAAGGCGGAAGGTTTCAGTGATGCCTTTATTCAACAAACTGCGTCTCGAAGTGCGATTGGCACGACTGCGACGGGCACACTACTAATAGCGGCGGTTCACAACCGCGCTGGGGGTGCCGGTTCTACTTTGGCCGAGTTGGCTCAACTGATGCGGCAGCTAGGGGCTGTTGAAGCCCTGAATCTCGATGGTGGCAGTTCTACAGGTCTTTATCTAGGAGGTCAACTCCTCGACCGGCCTGCGCGTACGGCTGCACGGGTTCACAATGGTTTGGGTGTCTTCCTTGATCGCCCTCGCTGA